The Victivallis sp. Marseille-Q1083 DNA window TTTTCGCGGTCGCCGTCGATTTGCTGGATGAGCAGTTCGCCGTGGTCCTGGATGGCGTAGGCGCCCGCTTTGTCCAGCACCGGCACCGCCTGGAGATATTGATCGATCACCGCTGCGGAGACCGCCTTGAACCGGACTCGGGTGGTGACGGCGAATTGCCGCTCCAGCCGCAGTTCGGCACAGCAGATCGCTACCGCGGTGATCACTTCATGAACGTTGCCGGCCAGTTTGTGCAAGATTGCCGCCGCCTCGGCCAGGTCGCGCGGTTTGCCGATGATTTCATCCCGGTACAGAATAACCGTATCGGCGCCGATGACCACGGCCGCCGGGTACAGCTTGCCCACCTGTTCCGCTTTGCGCAACGCATTGATTTCCGGGACCCGGCGTGGTTCCGGGGCGCTGCTGATTTCCGGCGTCTCTGCCGTCACGACGGTGAAATCGACGCCGTGTTGCCGCAGCAGTTCCTGCCGGCGCGGCGATTTAGAGGCCAGCAGCAGGCGGCGGTTCATGAAACGCATGTTCAGTGGTTTTCGGCAATGCTTCGTCGTGGCCGACATTGCCGACTTCCAGGCGGATGTCCCGGATGGCGTCGATGCCCAGCTGCTGCAGCAGAACTTCCTGGATCCGCTGTTTGAAGGCGGCCGAATAATCCGGCAGCCGGCCGCCCCGGGCGTCGAAATCGAAACCGACCCGCAATGAAAAGACGCTGCGGCGTTCGTACAGCCGTACCCGGTTGATGGCGATGTATGGAAATTCGCTCTGCAAGGCGCCGAGCGCCGAGCGGATCGCTGCCCGGGATACGAACAGTTCGCCATTTTCCTGCGGCAGCACGATGCCGGGCGTGTTCCGGTAGCGGAAGCTCGACACAATCAAAGTCCGCAACACCAGCAAGCCGATCAGACAGAGCACCGTCACCGCCACGCCGGTCAGATAGCCCCGGTTGAATTCGCCGGTCAACAGCGTTCGCCAGTCGGTCAACTGCATCCAAAAATCCGACATCGTTCACCCTCTTAATTTGAAAGATACCCGAAATACAGCTCGTTCCGGCCGGTTTCATGCCGCCGGCCGGAACCTTGCCGCGGCGTTATTCCGCTTCCGTTTCCGGCGTTTCTTCCGGGAGTTCTTCGATTTCCTGCACCAGCACGTTGACTTCCGTCACCGTCGTCCCGGTGGTGGCTTCGACCTGCTCGATGACGGCGCGCTGCACCGCTTCGGCGACGACCGGAACCTTGAACCCGATTTTGATGTTCAATTTGACTTCGACGGCGACTTTCGGCGCCCCTTCTTCCTGCTTGATGATCGTGATGGCGCGGTCCTGGATTTTCCGGCTGCCGACGATTTCGGCGATGTTGTCGACAAAGGTGCTGCCGGCCAGCCGGGAGACACCTTCGACGTTCAATGCGGCCCGGCGCACCAGCGAAGAAATGACATTGTCATGAATCTGGACACTGCCGAGTTCCGAAGTCTGTTCCACCACTGCGGTCGGACTTTTGGCCGGACGTTTTGCTTCCTGAGCCTCTTTCATAGTGCACACTCCTGAATTTGTTTGCGCGTACAATTACGCTTTTTCTTCCTGGTTGATTTCCACTTTTCCGATATCCTGCATCATCCGTTCGATAAAGCCGGTATCGAATTTCCCGGCTTTGAAATCCTTGTTGGCCAGGATTTTCTGGGTGAACGGGATGGTGGTCTTGACTCCTTCGACGACGAATTCGCTCAACGCCCGCTGGCAGCGGGCCAGCGCCTGCGTCCGGTCCGCGCCGCGAATGATCAGTTTGGCGATCATGCTGTCGTAATACGGCGGTATCCGGTATCCGGCGAAAACATGGGAATCCAGCCGCACGCCGATGCCGCCGGCCGGGATGAATTTTTCCACCAGGCCGGGGGAGGGGGTGAAATTGCGGTCGGGGTTTTCGGCGTTGATCCGGCATTCGATGACATGGCCGGTAAATTTGATATCCCGCTGGCGGAACGGGAGCCGTTCGCCGGCGGCGATGCGGATCTGCTCCTTGATGATGTCGATGCCGGTCAGCTCCTCGGTCACCGGATGTTCCACCTGGACGCGGGTATTCATCTCCATGAAATAAAACTCGCCGCTGTCGGTCAACAGAAATTCAATGGTGCCGGCATTGGTGTAGTTGGCCGCCTTGGCCGCTTTGACCGCCGCGGTGCCCATCTTCTCCCGCAGGCGCGGATTCAGCGCCGGCGACGGCGACTCTTCGATCAATTTCTGCTGGCGGCGCTGAATGCTGCAGTCGCGTTCGCCCAGATGAACCACATTGCCGTAGTTGTCGGCCAGAATCTGAAATTCGATGTGGCGCGGGTTGATCAGGAATTTTTCCATATACATCGCGCCGTCGCCGAAGGCATTTTCCGCTTCGGTTTTGGCGGCGTGGTAGCCCTGGATCAAACTGGCGTCGTTGTGGGCGATCCGCATGCCGCGTCCGCCGCCGCCGGCCGATGCTTTGATGATGACCGGATACTTCAGCGTGTGCGCCGTTTTCAACGCGTCGCTTTCGCTCAAAATCAGGCCCTCGCTGCCCGGCGTGGTCGGCACGCCGGCTTTTTTCATCGTATCGCGGGCCACCGCTTTGTCGCCCAGCGCCCGCATCGCTTCCGGCGTCGGGCCGATGAAAGTGATCTTGTGCTTGCGGCACGCTTCGGCAAAATAGGCGTTCTCAGCCAGAAAACCGTAACCGGGATGCACCGCTTCGACGTCGCTGATCGCCGCCACGCTCAGAATACGGTCGATCAACAGGTAACTGGCGCCGGGCGCCGCCGGGCCGATGCAGTAGGCTTCATCGGCCATTTGAACCGGCAGGCTGTCCCGGTCCGCCTGGGAATAAACCAGGACCGACTGGATGCCCAGCTCCTTGCAGGCGCGGATGATGCGCAGCGCAATCTCACCCCGGTTGGCAATTAAAATCTTGTTAAACATCAAGTAATTTCCTGAACAAT harbors:
- a CDS encoding nucleoside triphosphate pyrophosphatase, whose protein sequence is MRFMNRRLLLASKSPRRQELLRQHGVDFTVVTAETPEISSAPEPRRVPEINALRKAEQVGKLYPAAVVIGADTVILYRDEIIGKPRDLAEAAAILHKLAGNVHEVITAVAICCAELRLERQFAVTTRVRFKAVSAAVIDQYLQAVPVLDKAGAYAIQDHGELLIQQIDGDRENVIGLPTGRLLLELNHLNL
- the accC gene encoding acetyl-CoA carboxylase biotin carboxylase subunit, encoding MFNKILIANRGEIALRIIRACKELGIQSVLVYSQADRDSLPVQMADEAYCIGPAAPGASYLLIDRILSVAAISDVEAVHPGYGFLAENAYFAEACRKHKITFIGPTPEAMRALGDKAVARDTMKKAGVPTTPGSEGLILSESDALKTAHTLKYPVIIKASAGGGGRGMRIAHNDASLIQGYHAAKTEAENAFGDGAMYMEKFLINPRHIEFQILADNYGNVVHLGERDCSIQRRQQKLIEESPSPALNPRLREKMGTAAVKAAKAANYTNAGTIEFLLTDSGEFYFMEMNTRVQVEHPVTEELTGIDIIKEQIRIAAGERLPFRQRDIKFTGHVIECRINAENPDRNFTPSPGLVEKFIPAGGIGVRLDSHVFAGYRIPPYYDSMIAKLIIRGADRTQALARCQRALSEFVVEGVKTTIPFTQKILANKDFKAGKFDTGFIERMMQDIGKVEINQEEKA
- a CDS encoding Asp23/Gls24 family envelope stress response protein, with the translated sequence MKEAQEAKRPAKSPTAVVEQTSELGSVQIHDNVISSLVRRAALNVEGVSRLAGSTFVDNIAEIVGSRKIQDRAITIIKQEEGAPKVAVEVKLNIKIGFKVPVVAEAVQRAVIEQVEATTGTTVTEVNVLVQEIEELPEETPETEAE